GCATCCTGTCCGAGGGGCTGAAGGAGAAAGGTGTGGAGTCTGCTGTAGTGAGCACCGCAGATGCCGACAAAGTGGAGTATGTGAGCGGTGTCAAAAATTATTATGTAAGCTCTCCCAATCTTTACTGGATGTACAGGGCTAAGGAACAGAGTGGATATAAAAAGCCGTTTTGGCATTTACTGGATGCCTATAATCCTTTGATTAAAAAGAAGATACAAAACAGGATCGAAGGGGAATCCCCTGATGTTATTCACACGAATAATTTGGCAGGATTTTCCGTTTATGTATGGAGAATAGCTGAACAATTAAGTATTCCCATTGTTCATACCATCAGGGATTATTATTTGCTGTGCCCAAAGTCTTCCATGTTTCATAAGGACAGAAACTGTTCAAGTCAATGCTTGATTTGCAAGTGTTATTCTGTTCCAAAGAAGATACTCTCAAATAATGTTGAAGCTGTAATCGGTGTAAGTAGGTTTGTTTTGAATATGCATTTAGATAGAGGTTATTTTGAAAAAGCGAAGGAAAAAACTCATATACATAATCCAATAGACGGGGCTACTAAAACTCTCGGGCATAGCAGTGATAAGGACCTGAGGTTTGGTTTTGTAGGTTTGTTATCTCCAGATAAAGGTATAGAGTATCTTTTAACTGAGTTTTCCGAAGGAAGATTTAAAAATACGAAACTTTTTGTTTTTGGACGAGGTGTTACAAGGACATATGAAGAATATTTGGTAAGAAAATTCAAGGCGGAGAATATATTTTTCATGGGGTATAGGAAAACTGAGGAAATCTACCCTTTAATTAATGTTCTGATTGTGCCTTCATTATGGAATGAACCTTTTGGTAGAACTATTCCTGAGGCTTATTCATATGGTATTCCTGTGATAACCTCTGATCGGGGAGGTATGCCGGAAATCATAGATGAAAGCAGAACAGGCTTTGTTGTTTGTGCTGATAAGAGGGGAGATTTAGAAGAAAAACTAAGAGTATTTGTTGATAATCCTGACCTGATTAGCAAGTTTTCAAGGAACTGCCTGGAGCTTTCAGAAAAATTTGATAGAAATAAAATCGTAGATGAATATATAAGAGTATATAGAAAGGTTCAAAGATGAGAAACTTAACAAAAATTATTTTATTTACCTGGTTTTTGTTTATAGTCTTTGAAGCTCCATTACGGTTTGTGTTTTTTAAAACCAGTGTACCTTATTTTATTTATATGAAGGATTTATTGCTATTTAGTCTATTCTTAGTTTTTATATTTAATGCAATATATCAAAATAGAATAAATAAAGTTATTTTGCTTATCTTTTTGTTTTTAGCTTATGGTATTGCAATAGGTTACATTAACAAATTAAGCATTTTACAAATATTATTTGGTTTTAAAGTATTTCTGTCTTTTTTTGCAGGGTTTATTGCTGTTTACTCTTTAAAGGTGGAAGAGAGATTTTTTCTGAAAATATTCAGGGTTTTTGTTCCTATTATTATCTTCGGCTTAATTTTAGAGTATTTGCACCTTCTGCCATGGAAGGGTTTTAAGTACGAACTACTTGGTTTCTCAATAGAAGCTTCTCGTCAATGGAGCACCTTTGGCGTTTCCAGACTATCAGGTTTTGGAAGGGCATCCTTTGAAACAGCGTTTTTACTCTTCTCACTATCTGTGCTTTATATCGTTATCAGTTATAAATTAAAGTCTGAATTAAAACTTTACATGAAGTTTTATGACTACCTTTTATTAGCTTTATCCTTTGTAGGAATAACGCTAACAACTTCCAAGACCGTTTTTTTTGCCTTTCTAATTTTTATATTTTTCTTTGTGTTAATAAAAATATATGACAGGGTTAATAACATTCCCAAATTATTTGCCGACCTATTATCCCGCGTCCTTTTATTTGCTCTATTCTTGGTTGGAATTATACCCCCGGTATTTGCCTTATTAAGGAAATCTTATTTGCCCAATGGATTTTTACATTCCCATGCTGCCAAATTTTTATTTGGCTCTTATATAGAAAGAATTGAATATATGTGGCCGAATGCAGTTAAATTACTTTCTGGGTACCATATGTTCTTTACCGGAAGAGGGTTGGGTGGCATAGGAGCTGCGCAGAAATATTTTGAAGCGAACATATACAATGCGGCAGATAATTTATATGTGTATTTATTTGTTGACTTTGGGTTTATTGTATTAATTATTTTTATTTTCTATCTTTTATATAATTTGCTTTTTTTAAAGTTGAATAATAAGGAGAATATATATTTTTTTGTTTTTTGTTTGATTATATTTTCCTGTGGGGCAACTTTGAATGTAATAGAGTCCCCTACATTAATGATGACGCTCGGTATTTTGTTTGGTCTTTGGAAAAGAAGTGTTACGTCCCACCGACAGGTATAACAGGAGTTTAAGAGATAAAGGTTTCAATTGACTGTACCCCCCTGAAAACATTACATTTTTTGTCTTCAGAACCGTAAGACCCCTGATTCTCAATCTGAAGTTTCGCCAATACAGCAAGAAAGAAGACGTAACGCATTGAGTAAGCGTCAAATAAACCCCACGTGATTAACCAGGAAGGACGCTGGAGCCACGATTAAGGTATTGAGGCAGGAGGGCTCTGTAATCCTTGTTGGTATCGGCACCGGGCAGTTTTTCAAAGAGAAAGCGCAGATAGGCATAAGGCTCCAGGCCGTTGCCTTTCGGGAACCCCAAATGTTGTTTGCTGCGGTACGCTGCCTCAGAAGTGGGTGGCGGCATGAATGGGCAGCTTATCACTTATAAATCGCTTCTGCCTGTCCAAACAAACCCGGCCACCTCTTTTCTTTTATCCGGTAACTTGTAATATTGAGCTCCAGAATTACGCTGTGATGAACGATCCGGTCGACAGAGGTGGCCGGAAAAAGTTTTAATGGTGTATGCCGGGACCTGAAGGTGGGAAGGAATCGGGTATCACATATCCGGGAGCTGGCACGGGAGTATGGTTGCCTATTCCAATGAAAGCGGCCACCTGTTCCAACAGCACAACCACCCGGTGCGCAACCACCCGGGCAACCACCCGGGGTCGCATCTTTACGGGCAACCACCCGGGGTCGCATCTTAAATATTAAGTTTAGATATTGCCTCGGCTTCATCATAATCGAATACTTAATATTTAGCATGTTACCCCCATGGTCACCCTATACAATCGAAATGCCCAAAGCGTCGGCAACTCCATTTCCATAAGCCGGATCAGCTTTCATGCAGTTGCCGATATGGCGGATTTTGATCTCCCTGGGAGCATCACCCATGGCTCGGGCGGTATTGGCAAACAGAGCCTTCTGCTGATCAGGGCTCATCAGCCGGAAAAGCAGGCTGGGCTGGGTATAGTAATCGTCGTCCTCACGATGATTCCAATGATCAGCAGCCCCTTCAAGACCGAGAGGTGGTTCTGAAAACTCTGGCTGCTCTTTCCACTCACCGTAGCTGTTAGGCTCATAGCCGATAGTGCTGCCATAGTTGCCGTCGACTCGCATGGCGCCATCGCGATGATAACTGTGGAAGGGACAGCGCGATGCATTGACTGGAATCAGGTGGTGGTTAACTCCAAGTCGATAACGCTGGGCATCACCATAGGAGAAGAGACGGCCCTGCAACATTTTATCAGGTGAAAAACCAATGCCTGGAACGATGTTGGCCGGGTTGAAAGCAGACTGCTCAACCTCGGCAAAATAGTTCTCGGGGTTGCGGTTCAGTTCCATAATCCCGACCTCAATTAGCGGGTAGTCCTTGCGGAGCCAGACCTTTGTCAGGTCGAATGGATTGTAGGGGCAGTTGACAGCTTCTTTTTCTGTCATTATCTGGATGAAAAGCTTCCATTTCGGAAAGTCTTTCTTCTCAATGCTTTCATAGAGGTCGCGCTGGTGGCTTTCGCGGTCCTTGCCTATGAGGACCTCGGCTTCAGCATCTGTGAGATTCCTGATGCCCTGTTGGCTGACAAAATGGAATTTGACCCAGTGCCGTTCGTTTCTGGCATTTATGAGGCTGAAGGTATGACTGCCAAAGCCGTGCATGTGGCGATAAGAGAATGGAATCCCGCGGTCGCTCATGGTTATTGTAATCTGGTGTAGCGCCTCCGGCAGCAATGTCCAGAAGTCCCAGTTATTGCGGGCGCTGCGCATGTTTGTTCGAGGGTCCCGTTTCACCGCGTGGTTAAGGTCGGGAAACTTGAGTGGATCACGCAGAAAAAAGACGGGAGTGTTATTACCCACCAGGTCCCAGTTACCCTCTTCGGTGTAGAATTTTATGGCAAATCCGCGGATATCGCGCTCTGCGTCTGCTGCTCCGCGTTCTCCTGCCACTGTTGAGAAACGTGTGAAAAGTTCGGTCTGCTTTCCAATATCCGAGAAAATTTTTGCCCTCGTGTAGCGGGTAATGTCATGAGTAACAGTAAAGGTTCCATAAGCTCCTGATCCCTTTGCATGCATGCGCCTTTCGGGGATGACCTCTCGATCAAAGTGGGCGAGTTTTTCCAGGAACCAGACATCCTGCAGCAATTGCGGTCCGCGAGGTCCGGCGGTTATCACATTCTGATTGTCAGGCACAGGAGCGCCTGCATCGGTAGTCAACTTCTTCTTTTCATCTTTCATCATGTCTTCTCCTTATCAGTTTTTGGTTTGTGCAGACCAGATAAGTCACGATTCCTTTAGCCGATTTTCGTTAGCCTCTCCAGAGGAAAGAGTGATAGTGAAATGTTACCATGTTTCTGAAAAGTTTGTCTCAGGTCTCAGGAAGGTGAGAAATTCATGGACATCTCCGCCATGCCCAAATTGTAGGCAAAGGTATTGCCTATGTATTTTGTGGGACAGTCACGAAGTCATTTCCATTACCCAAAACAGCCTTGAGCTGAAATGAGTAAAACATGCTTCATTAAAACGTATTCTGTGATGCAATATGACACATGTGTTTTTGTATCCCCGGATCTTTTGGTCAGGCCTTGTGGATTTGCTCAAAATGATACAGCCAGCATTTCCTGATATATTTTTCCATTCCATGTGGTATTAATGCTTGTTCCCAATCCTCTCCACAAAAAGCAATCAAGGCATCTTGATTTTCCCATGTGGTAATCAGAACATACTCATCTTTATCTCGATCCATGACCTTGCCGAATGATAAGGAAATTAATCCTTTTTGGGCCTTCACCAATGGTAGTGAAATTAGGTCAAAATCCTTTTCGAAATCCTGCTTAAATTCCTGATGAATCCTGACTCTAAATATCCTTACAATCATTTAATCCATCCAATTTAAAGTTTAAGTGTTAAATGTTTCCTGAGCCTGTTTACCTTACGCCTTAGGCTTTTATCACTGGCAACATCTTTAGCAACCTGTTTATACCTCATGGTAATTGCAGCCCCTGATATACTATTAAAAAATGTACCCACCTCTTTACATGATAATCCACTGAAGTCTCTCGCAAGATAGATTGCAATCTCTCGGGCCTTATTCTTCTTTCGGCCTCTTACCAGGATATCTTCTTCACTGCACCTGAATTCATCGCATACTGCCTGAAGG
This genomic interval from Nitrospirota bacterium contains the following:
- a CDS encoding catalase, which produces MKDEKKKLTTDAGAPVPDNQNVITAGPRGPQLLQDVWFLEKLAHFDREVIPERRMHAKGSGAYGTFTVTHDITRYTRAKIFSDIGKQTELFTRFSTVAGERGAADAERDIRGFAIKFYTEEGNWDLVGNNTPVFFLRDPLKFPDLNHAVKRDPRTNMRSARNNWDFWTLLPEALHQITITMSDRGIPFSYRHMHGFGSHTFSLINARNERHWVKFHFVSQQGIRNLTDAEAEVLIGKDRESHQRDLYESIEKKDFPKWKLFIQIMTEKEAVNCPYNPFDLTKVWLRKDYPLIEVGIMELNRNPENYFAEVEQSAFNPANIVPGIGFSPDKMLQGRLFSYGDAQRYRLGVNHHLIPVNASRCPFHSYHRDGAMRVDGNYGSTIGYEPNSYGEWKEQPEFSEPPLGLEGAADHWNHREDDDYYTQPSLLFRLMSPDQQKALFANTARAMGDAPREIKIRHIGNCMKADPAYGNGVADALGISIV
- a CDS encoding O-antigen ligase family protein — translated: MRNLTKIILFTWFLFIVFEAPLRFVFFKTSVPYFIYMKDLLLFSLFLVFIFNAIYQNRINKVILLIFLFLAYGIAIGYINKLSILQILFGFKVFLSFFAGFIAVYSLKVEERFFLKIFRVFVPIIIFGLILEYLHLLPWKGFKYELLGFSIEASRQWSTFGVSRLSGFGRASFETAFLLFSLSVLYIVISYKLKSELKLYMKFYDYLLLALSFVGITLTTSKTVFFAFLIFIFFFVLIKIYDRVNNIPKLFADLLSRVLLFALFLVGIIPPVFALLRKSYLPNGFLHSHAAKFLFGSYIERIEYMWPNAVKLLSGYHMFFTGRGLGGIGAAQKYFEANIYNAADNLYVYLFVDFGFIVLIIFIFYLLYNLLFLKLNNKENIYFFVFCLIIFSCGATLNVIESPTLMMTLGILFGLWKRSVTSHRQV
- a CDS encoding antibiotic biosynthesis monooxygenase, whose product is MIVRIFRVRIHQEFKQDFEKDFDLISLPLVKAQKGLISLSFGKVMDRDKDEYVLITTWENQDALIAFCGEDWEQALIPHGMEKYIRKCWLYHFEQIHKA
- a CDS encoding glycosyltransferase family 4 protein, which translates into the protein MKVLIFNSLYHPHVIGGAENSVRILSEGLKEKGVESAVVSTADADKVEYVSGVKNYYVSSPNLYWMYRAKEQSGYKKPFWHLLDAYNPLIKKKIQNRIEGESPDVIHTNNLAGFSVYVWRIAEQLSIPIVHTIRDYYLLCPKSSMFHKDRNCSSQCLICKCYSVPKKILSNNVEAVIGVSRFVLNMHLDRGYFEKAKEKTHIHNPIDGATKTLGHSSDKDLRFGFVGLLSPDKGIEYLLTEFSEGRFKNTKLFVFGRGVTRTYEEYLVRKFKAENIFFMGYRKTEEIYPLINVLIVPSLWNEPFGRTIPEAYSYGIPVITSDRGGMPEIIDESRTGFVVCADKRGDLEEKLRVFVDNPDLISKFSRNCLELSEKFDRNKIVDEYIRVYRKVQR